Genomic segment of Nitrospirota bacterium:
GAAGAAGGCACGCACAAGCGTAAAAATGGATTGAAAATCAAGCTGTTGTCCTCTTTTCGATGAGCATGGCGTCCCCGTAGGAGAAAAACCTGTAAGACTGCTCCACCGCGTGCCGGTAGGCCTCGAGGAGCCTCTCCCGTCCGGCCAGGGCGGAGGCCAGCATGAGGGGGGTGGAGCGGGGGAGGTGAAAGTTGGTGACGAGGGCGTCCACGGCCCTGAAGGCGTGGCCGGGCCGGATGAAGATGTCGGTCTCTCCACGCACGAGGCCGTTTCCGTTTCCGCGGGTGCTCTTCGCCCCGCTCAGAAGCCCCTCCAGGGCCCGGGTGGTGGTGGTGCCCACGGCCACGAGCCTTCCCCTGCGGGAGGAAACCTCCTCAAGCAGGGAGGTCTCTATCTCGAAATACTCGGCCTCCATCCGGTGCTCCTGCACCTTTTCGGTCCTGACGGGGACGAAGGTCCCCTTGCCTACGTGCAGGGTGAGGTAGCGCACGGCGACCCCTTTGCGCTCGATGTCCGCCAGAAGCCCGGCCGTAAAGTGCAGCCCCGCCGTGGGGGCGGCTATGGAGCCGGCCTCCCTGGCGTAGACCGTCTGGTACCATTGGTGGTCCTCGGCCCTGGAGGGCCTCTTTATGTAAGGGGGCAGGGGCATCCGGCCGTCTCTCATGAGGACCTCCTCCAGGGTGCCTTCGTAGTGAAGCTCGGCGGTCCGCCCCTCTGTGAGGAAAGCCCAGAACCCTTCCCCTATGCTCACCCTCCCGGTGTGCTTCCCCCGGCTCAGGCATTCCCAGCGGGCGCCCTTGAGGGGCCGCACCAGGAGGATGTCCAGAGGCCTGCCGTCCTCGCGCCTCCCCACCAGGCGGACGGGGAGGACCCTCGTCTTGTTCAGGACCAGGATGTCGCCCCGCCGGAGGTACTCCGGCAGGTGCCAGAACCTCCGGTCCTCCAGGCCCCCGTCGGAGCGAAGGACCATGAGGCGCGCGTGGTCCCGCCGCGGGGCCGGCCTGAGCGCGATGAGGGACTCCGGGAGGGAGAAATCAAAACCCGACAGACGCACGGTCCACAAGCTCCGTTCCGGGATAGAAATAGGAGAGGATATCCTTGTAGGACTTCCCCTTCAGGGCCATCTCCAGGGCGCTCCACTGGCAGAGCCCAACCCCGTGGCCGTAGCCCCGGCCCTCGAAGACCATGAGGTCGCCCTCTTTTTTCACGGTGAAATCGGTGCTGGGGAGGCGTTTCCACCCGAGCTTCTTCCGGAGCTCCTTGGCCTCGATGACCAGGGTGGAGGGGTTGCCGCGCACCGCCACCTCCTTTACCCGTCCGGTGGCGGTGTTGGATTTGATGGAGAGCTCCAGGATGTTGTTCTTCCCCAGGGCCTTTTCTATCTCCGTGATGGGTATCCTGCGGGTCCAGAAGCTGTAGGGTGAAAGGCTGCAGTCCGTCTTGACGGAGGTGAGATAGGGGTAGCTCCGCCCGAAGACCTCCTCCGGAAGCTCCGTCCTGCCCCCGCTGGTGGAGTGGTAGTAGGCCGCGATGGGCTCGCCGTCATAGACGAGAATCTGTCCCCGGGTCTCCCTGACGGCGGCGGCCACGGCGGGATCGGAGTTCTGTCCCTTGAACAACTGGTGCAGCACCGAGGAGGTCACGTCGTACGTCCTCTTGGCACCCTGCATCTTCTGGTACAGAGCATAGGTGCGGACGACCACCGCCTGGGCCTTCAGGGCCTCGTAGGCCCAGTCCTTGCCGCTTTCCGCGGTGACCACGCCCTCGACGTACTCCTCCAGGGGGACCTCGTTGATGATGTAAAGGCCGTCCGGGCCCCGCCAGACCTCGAAGCTTCCCCTGTAGCCCGAGGTGCTTGCCGTGATGAGGCTGCCCTGGACCTCGTCGAGCTTGGTCAGGGTTTCTTTCCCGGCCGGCACTTTCCCGAA
This window contains:
- the queA gene encoding tRNA preQ1(34) S-adenosylmethionine ribosyltransferase-isomerase QueA; amino-acid sequence: MRLSGFDFSLPESLIALRPAPRRDHARLMVLRSDGGLEDRRFWHLPEYLRRGDILVLNKTRVLPVRLVGRREDGRPLDILLVRPLKGARWECLSRGKHTGRVSIGEGFWAFLTEGRTAELHYEGTLEEVLMRDGRMPLPPYIKRPSRAEDHQWYQTVYAREAGSIAAPTAGLHFTAGLLADIERKGVAVRYLTLHVGKGTFVPVRTEKVQEHRMEAEYFEIETSLLEEVSSRRGRLVAVGTTTTRALEGLLSGAKSTRGNGNGLVRGETDIFIRPGHAFRAVDALVTNFHLPRSTPLMLASALAGRERLLEAYRHAVEQSYRFFSYGDAMLIEKRTTA
- a CDS encoding SpoIID/LytB domain-containing protein; its protein translation is MRAGILAIVLCAALAAPLYGADGIRVLIMDKGFGKVPAGKETLTKLDEVQGSLITASTSGYRGSFEVWRGPDGLYIINEVPLEEYVEGVVTAESGKDWAYEALKAQAVVVRTYALYQKMQGAKRTYDVTSSVLHQLFKGQNSDPAVAAAVRETRGQILVYDGEPIAAYYHSTSGGRTELPEEVFGRSYPYLTSVKTDCSLSPYSFWTRRIPITEIEKALGKNNILELSIKSNTATGRVKEVAVRGNPSTLVIEAKELRKKLGWKRLPSTDFTVKKEGDLMVFEGRGYGHGVGLCQWSALEMALKGKSYKDILSYFYPGTELVDRASVGF